From the Phycisphaerales bacterium genome, the window GTTTTGCTCTGCTGCGCGATGGCGGTTTTACGGGCTGCCTTGTTCTTCTTGTCATTGGCTTTTTGTAAAAAGCCACCAACGACGGATACAGCCGTAATGATCAGGAAGATGAGAATATCCCATGAAGGCATCGCGTAGACAGTATAGCCCCATCCGCACGAACGCTCACAAATGCGCGGCCGGCAGTAAGTAGCTGCCCCCACCCACCTCTCTTACCAAACGAAAACCGCATCCAAAGACCTCGGATAACTGCCCAGGCTCAAGGACTTGATCAACATCTCCAGCAGCCATCAATCTGCCCTGAGAGAGGAGCCAAGCCTCATCACCAGCCTGGGCAGCCAAGGTCAGGTCATGGAGAGCCATCAGAACGGTTGCTCCTGCATCTGCAAGCATTCGTGCAACAGCAGACACAGCCCCCACATGTTTGAGGTCTAGTGCTGCAGTCGGTTCATCCAACACGAGATAACGCCCCGACATATCGAATGGCTTCTGGGGGTCAGGCCCAAGCTGAGCCAGCGCTCGAGCAACGGCTACCAATTGTTGCTGCCCCACAGAAAGTTCTGCGAAAGGTCGATGAAAAAGACTTTGCTGCAAGCCCACCATTTCCATGGCCCAATCTACGCGATCTTCGGACCGCCCCAAGGCATATCGCCCCAATGAAACGACTTGGCGTACTGAGAAGCGAGCTGAAATTGTCGGGCGCTGCGCCACGTAGGCCAAAGCCGCTGCACGCTTCTTTGGACTGAGCCTCTTGATAGAACGAACGCTCCCTCGCCTTCGAATGGTGATCCGGCCGTGACTCGGTCGCTGCACGCCAGCGATCGTTCTGAGCAATGTTGATTTTCCTGACGCATTTGGGCCAACAACAACGGTAATCTTGCCCGCCTCGGCCTGACAGCTGACATCATGCAGGGCCCGCCATCGCCCATAGCTCACATGCAGGTTCGCTACACAAATGGTCATGCTTGCCCCCGTCCCGACAAGAGTAACCAGAGAAATAGCGGACCACCCAATAAAGCAGTGAAGACGCCAATCGGCATTCTCCCTGCTCCAAGATCGAGGCCCTGTCTTGCCGCATCTGCACCGACAACCAAAGCGATGCCTATGAAAGCCGAGCCAATCACCAGCCCCCCATGCTTTGGCCCAAGTAACAAACGACCAACGTGCGGCGCTACCAAACCGACAAAAGCGATTGGCCCCGCAAGCGCTACAGTCATCGCGGTGAGAATTCCAGCAACACAAAACAAGAGCAGCCGCAGCCAGCCAATCCAAAGCCCGACACTTCGTGCTTCGGCATCACTGAGCGATGCTGTGTCCATAGCACGCCCCATCAGCAGCCCAATCAGAACGCCGCCCAATGCAATGCCACCTGCAATGACCAAAGTTGGGCCGGAAACAATCTGAGGTATTGAGCCCATCAGCCAACCCATAAACTCACCGCGGGTTCCAGTTGGAACCAGAAACTGAACACACATAATGCCGGCGCCACAAATTGCAGAGACAATGACACCAACCAATATAAGTGTGAGCGGGTCTAATACACCCCGCCGCTGTGCCAACAAATAGACAATACACATCACACTGAGCGCGCCCACAAGAGCGGGCACAGCATCGACACGCATTTGATCGCCAACGCCTGGTTTCTCGCTCGCTATATACATTGCAATCATCACACCAAGGCCTGCTCCCGCAGAAAGCCCGAGAATGAATGGAGATGCTAAAGGATTGCGAAGAAGGGCTTGCAACATCACGCCCGAGGTGGAGAGGCTACAGCCTACGATGGCGGCAACGGCGAGTGCTGTCCAGCGGAATACCGCCCATCCTTGCGGGCCGGCTTGAGGCCATGCCAAAGAAACCTCACCCTGGGGTGTGCGATCAATAAGCAATCGCAAGATACAGACCGCGATGGCCACGACAAACAAGGCGAGTATCCACCACAAACGGTCCTGTCTCTTGTGTGGCTTACTCATAAGAAGTACTCGTTTGCAAATCCGCTTCTGCAAGTTGGGCAATAGATTTCTTGAGCGCAGTCGCCACCTCAATGACACGACTACTGGGGATCAATGCTTCAGGATGATCAAGTAGCACGACGCGCCCTTGAGAGACCGCATCAATTGGAAGCATCTCAATAGTAACCACAGCAGACCCTTGAGCCGCTCCAACCACAATGACGCCCTTGGGATCGATTCGTACCACATCCTCCGCCGACAAAGTTCGCCACGCTCCTGATTCCAGAGCATTCGGCACGCCGAAGCCTGCCAGCAGTTCCCCCATATAGGTGTCAGGACCAAACGCCAAGAGCGGCTGCCCACCAGTGACAACTAGAGTCCGACCAGACCAGCGTTGTGCACCGGCACCAATCGTATCCATCGCGGCTATCAGTTTCCGCGACTGCTGCTGGCCCTTTCCATCTAATAATTCTGGCAACTCAGCGAGCACGGCGCGAATATCAGCCAAGTTGTTGACTGGCCAACTCCCAATACCCCAGCCCCGGGACTCAGCCAACTGGTGAAGCTCAGGAAGTGGCCCTGCGGCAGTTGCCTGGACAACCACATGCGTGGGATCCAGCCTTACCATCATTTCATAATCAACTTCATAAAGATCGCCGACAATGACAGCTCGTTGATTTTCAGGCCTACAAAAGGGCGTGCAACCAACAACAACATCAGCAAACCCCATGTCTTCAAGAGTGCGCGTCAACGCAGGACTCAACGAGATAACTCGCAGATCATTTCTATCATCCGGAGACGACGACTCGGCACAAGATGTGTGCATGATGAGCTGGAATGTCATCAGAATCAGCAACACACAAAAGGAAATAAGCCTGCTGCCCTGGGTGCTGATGCCATTAACAGAGTCCATCATCCACCTCACGTCGTCGTCTGTAGTTGAGTGTGACTCAAACGGCGATAGGTATCACAACGAGAAAGGAGCTCCTCATGTGATCCCTGGTCGATGACGCGTCCATTATCCAAAACGATTATGGAATCAGCATTGAGAACGGTAGACAATCGATGGGCAATAACGAGAGAAGTACGGCCCTGACAGAACTCACTGAGCGCCTGATTGATCATCGCCTCCGAATGTGCATCAATCTGACTGGTTGCTTCATCGAGAATCAGAATGGTGGGATCACGAAGGATTGCCCGGGCAATGGCCAGTCGCTGCCGTTGTCCACCAGAGAGTGAGGCCCCTTGTTCAGCCAAGTCGGCATCATAGTGACCTGGCAGCTGGTTAATGAACTCATCTGCATGTGCCCGCCGAGCGGCCTCGATGATCTCCTCTCGTGTCGTTCCTTCTCGCCCAAATGAAATATTCTCGGCGACAGTTCCCCGAAAGAGAACGGTCTCCTGGGTAACAACACCTATCTGTAAACGGAGTGACTTCAAGTCCACACCTGAAATATCGGTGCCGTCAATACAGATTGAACCGGCATCGGGAAGAATCAGTCGAGGCAAAAGGCTGACCAGCGTTGTCTTGCCACTGCCATTTGGCCCGACAATGGCAACACGCTGTCCAAATTTGATATTGACATCGACCTCTTCTAACGCACTTCGGTCGGCGCCAGGATAAGAGAGAGAGATATCCGAAAAATGTATCGATTGGCAATGCCGAGCCAATACGGGCGCTTTAAATCCCTTGGCCACTTCAGGCTGCTCTCCAAGCATATCCAACAGGCGACTCGCCGGTGCACTGGCTGCTTGAATCTCATTAACAAGCCCAGCGAGTGGCCGGAAAGAGGCACCAGCAATGGCAATGGTGGCGATGCCAAGCAGGAACCGATCAAAATCGAGCGTTCCATTAATGATCTGAGAAGCTGCAATGATCGCCAGCACGCCAACAACAAAGACTGACAGGCACTCGACAACTGGCGAGGAGAGCGCACGCATCAATGCGACCTTTGATTCGTTTTGAACCACCTTCTGATTCCCTGAATCAAACTGACGGCTTGCCCGAACTTCAGCTGTATTCGCTTTGACTGCTCTCATGCCCTGCAGGGATTCACTGGCCACGCGAAGTAAATCTTCCTGCGCCTCCAACGAACCGCGCGTACCACGACGGATACGCTTACCAATTTTTCTAAGGAAGTACATCAGGAACGGCCCAACAATAATGACCACTATGACCAAACGAAAATCGATCACAATTGCCGCAATCAACGCGGCACCCCCTTTTGTCACCTGTGCCAGCGCACGGCTCAAAAGAGAGTTAAAGCCAACCTGCAGGGCCGTCGAGTCGCGAATGATTCTCGCAATAAACTCTGAGGGGCCACGGCTAATAATTCGGCCAAGCGGCATAGCAATTACTTGATCGAATGCGTCCTGTCGGATGTTTGCGATCGTTCGAATGATGACCAGCTTACTCAGGTAAAGATGCAAGAAGTTGGCCAGCCCGCCGATCACAGTCAGGACGGCGAGGAATGCCATCATGAAGAGGACACCATTGAATGGATCCGTTGGCAGGATGCTGACCAGCCACTGCGGAATAGAGATCATGTGGTCAGCCGCATTAAAGTTGTTGGCTTGTGCTCGTAAAGAATTAGCTGCATCGGGATTCGCAATTTCTGCAACGACAGGCCCGAGGCTAACCAGCCCAACACCTAAACCAGCAGCTGAGATAAAGGCGAAGATGATTGCCCAAATAATCAGGGTGCGGTAACGGAACAACTGCCTTGAAAAATGCCAGAAAGATCGATCCATAAGTTGGGGCAGTATATGTGCCAGTGCCCTGGTTGGCCTGGCTACATCCCTTTATGTGTTATTGAATCAGCATCTCAAATATCGTCCAGAACTCTGGAAAACTCTTCCTGACGCAGGCAGGATCCTCAATCGATAGACCACCCCGCCAAAGGCCAAGAACCGCGAAAGCCATCGCCATCCGATGATCATCATAGGTCCGGATCAGAACAGGTGTTTCTGGGAATCGCTGGGGCTTGATCTGTATCCAATCCGCCCCCCCTTGGGCATCAGCTCCAAGCCGATTGAGCTCGGTAACAATTGCCGTAATACGATCACTTTCTTTGATCTTTAATGTCTGCAATCCAGATATACAACTTGGCGTTTTTGCAGTCGCAGCAAGAACGGCAAGCATGACCGCCCCATCTGGGCAGCTTGAAGCATCAAACTCAATACCTCGCAACTCTTTGGGGCCACGCACTGTAACGGAAGCCTCTTGGCGTTCAACAACAGCGCCCATTTCTGAAAGAGCCTCGAGCACATGCATATCAGGTTGCGTACTGTGCCCTGACAAACCTTCAACTTTGCATACTGCATCTGGAATCATTGCTGCTGCGGCAAGGAAATAGAGAGCACTACTTGCATCTGGCTCAATCTGATAGGTTCGACCAGCAACGTTCTTGGGAGGCACAAAGAAAACCCCACCACATGAAGCCTGCCCATCAATCGGAAGTACCACAGGCATTTGCCCCCAAGCACGGAGCAGATCCAGCGTCATGTCAATGTATGGTCGACTTGTCAATGGTTTCGAATACCGCAAGGTCAAGCCATCTCGCAAATGTGCACCAATGAGCAAGAGTGCAGATACAAACTGACTTGAATCTACCTCTCCAATAGAGAGTCGACTGATGACATCACGCGGGGAAGGCGGCGTAATCACTAACGGCAGATGGTCTGATGCAGACTTAAACTCAATGCCACAGCCCATCTGACTCAGGAAGTCTGAGAGCTGCCCAATCGGTCGCTCTCGCATACGAGCACTACCATCTATTCCAACCGCCTCCGAAGCGAGCATCGCAACCGCCATCATAAAGCGACTTGGTGTGCCCCCATGCCCCAAATGAACCTCGCCACCATAAGGCAAACGACCACTGCACCCAATGATCGCCAGCTCTTCACCCTCATAGATTGACTTCACGCCAAGGTCATTGAGCGACTTGAGAAGTCCATCCGTATCATCACTGCGCAGCGCTCCTTGCAAAACGGATCGACCTTCCGCCAGCGCTGCCATCACGATCGCCCTATTTGAGAGGCTCTTTGATCCAGGCACACTCACAGGGATATCAAAAGCCTGACGATGACGGGGAATAACTTTCATATTGGACTCGGTGATGGATCAGCAAGCGTATCAGTCGCCCTTGCGAAAGACGGCGACCACGTCAGCTATTGGTATGACAAAGAGACGGTTGTCACCCTCAAAATCTACAGGAATGCCCTGCTTGGGATTGAAGAGCACTTTGTCATACTGAGCAACAGGATAATCTTCATCATTGGCGATCTGTGCACTGATTGCCACAATCCGTCCAGTGAGGGTTGGAATCTCCAGCTTGTCCGGCAGGTGAATACCAACCTTCGTAATCTTCTTATCCTCATCCTTGCGAATAAGAACCCGATCTCCAATGGGCTCAACAGTCTCGATCGCCATACGCTTTTTCTGGGGTACCTTTGCCATCCCCCTATCATAGCCAAGAAACGCATGATGCCTCCACCTACAATCACAAGAAGCGAGCAACATGGCCCCATAACAGCCAATGGATAAGTTTGGGCCGAAAAGCTACACCACAGCAACCATAACAGCCCTTACAATGATCTAATCAATCACGGCTGGCCATACTTCCCCCTACTTTCGGATGTTTCTCCGTGTGGTGGCGTGATCTAGGAGCAAACGAGTTATGGTTCAAGGAACCCCGACACCCGCAAAGCAAAGCCCGGCCCCGAGCACGGATCCACTTCATCTGATAGATGTTGATCATGTGCGATTTAACGTCGGAAATGCAAAGCAAGCTGCCTACTTCTATGCCAGCTGCTTTGGCTTTGATATCTCACAGATAAGTGACCTCACCACTGGCGCCCGCAAAGAAGCCCGATATCTCTTGACTCAAGGCAATATTCGAATCGTCCTGACCACAGGACTTTGCCCTGATGGCGAATCGCAACAACACATCAATCGATTTGGCGACGGGGTCAAAGACATTGCCTTCAGCGTGTTCGATGCCGAGCGAGCCTATAAGCAAGCATGCGCCAATGGTGGCGAAAGCGCTTACGAGCCATATGAAGCGACTGATGAGAACGGCCGTGTTGTCATGGCCGGTATCAAAACCTATGGCGAGGTTATTCACAGCTTTGTGTCACGCCATGGCGACTATGAACTTCCCAAGGTAAAAAAAGGCGGGCTGTTTATGCCTGGCTATAAGCACCACCACTTGTCAATCAATGACTACAACAAAGCCAATCCGTGCGGCCTCAAATTCCTCGACCACTGCGTGGGCAATGTAGAAGAAGGCAAGATGGATCAGTGGGTGAACTGGTACGAAA encodes:
- the hppD gene encoding 4-hydroxyphenylpyruvate dioxygenase codes for the protein MVQGTPTPAKQSPAPSTDPLHLIDVDHVRFNVGNAKQAAYFYASCFGFDISQISDLTTGARKEARYLLTQGNIRIVLTTGLCPDGESQQHINRFGDGVKDIAFSVFDAERAYKQACANGGESAYEPYEATDENGRVVMAGIKTYGEVIHSFVSRHGDYELPKVKKGGLFMPGYKHHHLSINDYNKANPCGLKFLDHCVGNVEEGKMDQWVNWYENVMGFGLFKHFDDNDISTEHSALMSKVMASGNHLIKMPINEPAEGRRKSQIEEYLDWHNNSPGVQHLAFRTDDELASVAELRRRGVDFLNIPEAYYEIVWDRVGDIDECIKKVQELGILVDRDDEGYLLQLFTMPLQDRPTLFFEIICRRGSQSFGKGNFKALFESLELEQERRGNL
- a CDS encoding ABC transporter ATP-binding protein, which encodes MDRSFWHFSRQLFRYRTLIIWAIIFAFISAAGLGVGLVSLGPVVAEIANPDAANSLRAQANNFNAADHMISIPQWLVSILPTDPFNGVLFMMAFLAVLTVIGGLANFLHLYLSKLVIIRTIANIRQDAFDQVIAMPLGRIISRGPSEFIARIIRDSTALQVGFNSLLSRALAQVTKGGAALIAAIVIDFRLVIVVIIVGPFLMYFLRKIGKRIRRGTRGSLEAQEDLLRVASESLQGMRAVKANTAEVRASRQFDSGNQKVVQNESKVALMRALSSPVVECLSVFVVGVLAIIAASQIINGTLDFDRFLLGIATIAIAGASFRPLAGLVNEIQAASAPASRLLDMLGEQPEVAKGFKAPVLARHCQSIHFSDISLSYPGADRSALEEVDVNIKFGQRVAIVGPNGSGKTTLVSLLPRLILPDAGSICIDGTDISGVDLKSLRLQIGVVTQETVLFRGTVAENISFGREGTTREEIIEAARRAHADEFINQLPGHYDADLAEQGASLSGGQRQRLAIARAILRDPTILILDEATSQIDAHSEAMINQALSEFCQGRTSLVIAHRLSTVLNADSIIVLDNGRVIDQGSHEELLSRCDTYRRLSHTQLQTTT
- the aroA gene encoding 3-phosphoshikimate 1-carboxyvinyltransferase; this translates as MKVIPRHRQAFDIPVSVPGSKSLSNRAIVMAALAEGRSVLQGALRSDDTDGLLKSLNDLGVKSIYEGEELAIIGCSGRLPYGGEVHLGHGGTPSRFMMAVAMLASEAVGIDGSARMRERPIGQLSDFLSQMGCGIEFKSASDHLPLVITPPSPRDVISRLSIGEVDSSQFVSALLLIGAHLRDGLTLRYSKPLTSRPYIDMTLDLLRAWGQMPVVLPIDGQASCGGVFFVPPKNVAGRTYQIEPDASSALYFLAAAAMIPDAVCKVEGLSGHSTQPDMHVLEALSEMGAVVERQEASVTVRGPKELRGIEFDASSCPDGAVMLAVLAATAKTPSCISGLQTLKIKESDRITAIVTELNRLGADAQGGADWIQIKPQRFPETPVLIRTYDDHRMAMAFAVLGLWRGGLSIEDPACVRKSFPEFWTIFEMLIQ
- a CDS encoding co-chaperone GroES, producing MAKVPQKKRMAIETVEPIGDRVLIRKDEDKKITKVGIHLPDKLEIPTLTGRIVAISAQIANDEDYPVAQYDKVLFNPKQGIPVDFEGDNRLFVIPIADVVAVFRKGD
- a CDS encoding helical backbone metal receptor, which codes for MMDSVNGISTQGSRLISFCVLLILMTFQLIMHTSCAESSSPDDRNDLRVISLSPALTRTLEDMGFADVVVGCTPFCRPENQRAVIVGDLYEVDYEMMVRLDPTHVVVQATAAGPLPELHQLAESRGWGIGSWPVNNLADIRAVLAELPELLDGKGQQQSRKLIAAMDTIGAGAQRWSGRTLVVTGGQPLLAFGPDTYMGELLAGFGVPNALESGAWRTLSAEDVVRIDPKGVIVVGAAQGSAVVTIEMLPIDAVSQGRVVLLDHPEALIPSSRVIEVATALKKSIAQLAEADLQTSTSYE
- a CDS encoding ABC transporter ATP-binding protein, which gives rise to MTICVANLHVSYGRWRALHDVSCQAEAGKITVVVGPNASGKSTLLRTIAGVQRPSHGRITIRRRGSVRSIKRLSPKKRAAALAYVAQRPTISARFSVRQVVSLGRYALGRSEDRVDWAMEMVGLQQSLFHRPFAELSVGQQQLVAVARALAQLGPDPQKPFDMSGRYLVLDEPTAALDLKHVGAVSAVARMLADAGATVLMALHDLTLAAQAGDEAWLLSQGRLMAAGDVDQVLEPGQLSEVFGCGFRLVREVGGGSYLLPAAHL
- a CDS encoding iron ABC transporter permease, with translation MSKPHKRQDRLWWILALFVVAIAVCILRLLIDRTPQGEVSLAWPQAGPQGWAVFRWTALAVAAIVGCSLSTSGVMLQALLRNPLASPFILGLSAGAGLGVMIAMYIASEKPGVGDQMRVDAVPALVGALSVMCIVYLLAQRRGVLDPLTLILVGVIVSAICGAGIMCVQFLVPTGTRGEFMGWLMGSIPQIVSGPTLVIAGGIALGGVLIGLLMGRAMDTASLSDAEARSVGLWIGWLRLLLFCVAGILTAMTVALAGPIAFVGLVAPHVGRLLLGPKHGGLVIGSAFIGIALVVGADAARQGLDLGAGRMPIGVFTALLGGPLFLWLLLSGRGQA